A window of the Brassica napus cultivar Da-Ae chromosome C5, Da-Ae, whole genome shotgun sequence genome harbors these coding sequences:
- the LOC106453046 gene encoding sugar transporter ERD6-like 12 isoform X1, translated as MEGDNNMEKGLLLTNKEETARTTLLLVFSTFIIVCASFTFGVSAGYTADTMSSIMRDLDLSLAQFSLFGSLMTFGGMIGAIFSAKAASALGNKMTLWLADLFCITGWVAIALAKDIVLLDLGRFFVGIGVGLISYVVPVYVAEITPKHIRGAFTFSNQLLQNCGVAIAYYFGNFLSWRSLALIGIIPCGIQVIGLFFIPESPRWLAKKGRDEEVEVVLQKLRGKGHDIMFEARAIKISVEVSKQNSNTSIRSLFRKRYAHQLTIGIGLMLLQQLCGMSGIGSYGSTLFELGGFSARIGMTVLSLIVVPKSVMGLILVDRWGRRPLLMASAFGLCLSCITLAVAFGVKDVPEIQNITPVFTFIGILSFTMMFAFGMGALPWVIMSEIFPMDIKVLAGSLVTIANWFTGWIANYCFNFMLVWSPAGTFIISAIVCGVTIVFTWCLVPETQGLTLEEIQLSFAST; from the exons ATGGAGGGAGATAATAATATGGAGAAAGGATTACTACTGACAAATAAGGAAGAGACGGCAAGAACAACTCTGCTTCTTGTCTTCTCCACCTTCATCATTGTCTGCGCCTCTTTCACCTTTGGCGTTTCC GCGGGATATACTGCAGATACAATGTCCTCCATTATGAGAGACTTGGATCTTTCTCTAGCACAA TTTTCACTGTTTGGTTCACTCATGACATTTGGAGGAATGATCGGTGCCATATTCAGCGCCAAAGCTGCATCTGCCTTGGGTAATAAAATG acGTTGTGGCTTGCCGATTTATTCTGCATAACTGGTTGGGTTGCAATTGCACTAGCCAAG GATATCGTTTTGCTCGATTTAGGAAGATTTTTTGTTGGAATTGGAGTTGGTCTCATTAGCTATGTG GTTCCTGTATATGTTGCAGAGATAACACCCAAGCATATTAGAGGCGCTTTTACATTTAGCAATCAG TTGTTGCAAAACTGTGGAGTAGCAATCGCATATTACTTTGGAAATTTCTTGTCATGGAGAAGTCTAGCCTTAATCG GTATTATTCCATGTGGGATACAAGTTATTGGTTTGTTCTTCATACCTGAGTCTCCAAGATGGCTG GCGAAAAAAGGTCGCGATGAAGAAGTTGAAGTTGTTCTTCAAAAATTAAGGGGGAAAGGACACGATATTATGTTTGAAGCTCGCGCAATCAAG ATTTCCGTAgaagtttcaaaacaaaattcgAATACCAGCATTCGTAGTCTTTTCAGAAAGAGATATGCTCATCAACTTACA ATCGGCATAGGTTTGATGCTTCTGCAACAATTATGTGGAATGTCAGGAATAGGCTCTTATGGAAGCACTCTTTTTGAACTTGGCg GATTTTCTGCTCGGATTGGGATGACGGTGTTGTCTCTTATCGTC GTACCAAAATCTGTAATGGGTTTAATCCTCGTGGATCGCTGGGGAAGACGACCACTTCTTATG GCTTCAGCATTTGGATTATGCTTAAGCTGTATTACATTGGCGGTAGCTTTTGGAGTTAAAGATGTTCCCGAGATTCAAAACATTACTCCAGTTTTCACTTTCATCGGAATATTG TCATTCACGATGATGTTTGCATTTGGAATGGGAGCGTTGCCATGGGTTATAATGTCTGAG ATATTTCCAATGGATATAAAGGTGTTAGCAGGGAGTTTAGTGACCATAGCCAATTGGTTCACTGGTTGGATTGCCAACTATTGTTTCAATTTTATGTTGGTTTGGAGCCCAGCCG GAACTTTTATTATATCAGCAATAGTTTGTGGAGTAACAATTGTATTCACGTGGTGTTTGGTGCCAGAGACTCAAGGATTAACTTTAGAAGAAATCCAACTATCATTTGCTAGTACTTAA
- the LOC106345644 gene encoding probable methyltransferase At1g29790: protein MGRSCLPRWRVGRLMAGLQLILGLVVITVSLSCLYRFHSAGYFLQNEDICRTIYTIKQVKNNEGFDLKALHDRVDDVLEKMDNLYDKLEKTVKEMEKSKEGSKREIKKFLEDEVMKPFYHAHIGLRQIRLPNPQGIRNSTEKEDPLINKFLVEEIRKYITPKENHVGKMNMFGTERVYNTIGHACVLMKTELEKYMDYDVGAYCDDDWSLAQKLMVNGCDPLPRRRCLTRASMTYQKPYPINESLWKLPDDRNVRWGNYQCRSFACLSSKNPKRGYTKCTGCFEMEKEIGKWITNSTLLADFKIDDVLRVKPGEIRIGLDVGVGTGTFAARMRENNVTIVTTALNLGAPFNEMIALRGLIPLYISLNQRLPFFDNTMDMIHTAGLMDGWIDLLLMDFVLYDWDRVLRPGGLLWIDRFFCKKKDLDDYMYMFLQFRYKKHKWAISPKSKDEVYLSALLEKPPRAI, encoded by the coding sequence ATGGGGAGATCTTGTTTGCCGAGATGGAGAGTAGGAAGACTAATGGCAGGATTACAACTGATCCTAGGGTTAGTAGTGATCACTGTGAGCCTCTCATGTCTCTATAGATTCCATTCCGCTGGTTACTTCTTGCAAAACGAAGACATTTGCCGCACCATCTACACAATCAAACAAGTCAAGAACAACGAAGGATTCGATCTAAAAGCGCTACACGACCGTGTCGATGATGTCCTCGAAAAGATGGATAACTTGTACGACAAGCTAGAGAAGACGGTAAAAGAAATGGAGAAGAGCAAAGAGGGAAGCAAAAGAGAGATCAAGAAGTTTCTTGAGGATGAAGTAATGAAGCCGTTTTATCACGCTCACATCGGGTTGAGACAAATCCGCTTACCAAACCCTCAAGGAATCAGAAACTCAACGGAGAAAGAAGATCCCTTGATCAACAAGTTTCTCGTCGAGGAGATAAGGAAGTACATAACCCCAAAGGAGAATCATGTTGGGAAGATGAACATGTTTGGaacagagagagtttacaacacgaTAGGTCACGCATGTGTGTTGATGAAGACGGAGCTAGAGAAGTACATGGACTACGACGTTGGAGCGTATTGTGATGATGATTGGAGCTTAGCACAGAAGCTTATGGTTAACGGGTGTGACCCGTTGCCTAGAAGACGGTGCTTGACAAGAGCTTCAATGACTTACCAGAAGCCTTATCCCATCAACGAGTCGTTATGGAAGCTTCCTGATGATAGAAACGTGAGGTGGGGGAACTACCAGTGCAGGAGCTTTGCGTGCTTGTCAAGTAAAAACCCTAAAAGGGGTTACACCAAATGCACTGGATGTTTTGAGATGGAGAAAGAGATTGGTAAGTGGATCACAAACAGTACTTTGTTAGCTGATTTCAAGATTGATGATGTTTTGAGAGTGAAGCCAGGTGAGATTAGGATTGGTTTGGATGTCGGTGTTGGGACAGGAACATTTGCAGCGAGAATGAGAGAGAATAATGTGACTATTGTCACTACTGCTCTCAACTTGGGAGCTCCTTTCAATGAGATGATTGCGTTGAGAGGTTTGATCCCTTTGTACATCTCTTTGAACCAGAGGCTGCCGTTTTTTGACAATACCATGGATATGATTCATACTGCTGGGTTAATGGATGGTTGGATCGATCTTCTGCTGATGGATTTCGTGTTGTATGATTGGGATAGAGTGCTGAGACCGGGTGGGTTGCTGTGGATTGATAGATTCTTCTGTAAGAAGAAGGATCTTGATGACTACATGTACATGTTCCTGCAGTTTAGATACAAGAAACACAAGTGGGCTATATCACCTAAGTCAAAGGATGAGGTTTATCTCTCTGCATTGCTTGAGAAACCTCCTCGTGCAATCTAG
- the LOC106453046 gene encoding sugar transporter ERD6-like 12 isoform X2, with protein sequence MEGDNNMEKGLLLTNKEETARTTLLLVFSTFIIVCASFTFGVSAGYTADTMSSIMRDLDLSLAQFSLFGSLMTFGGMIGAIFSAKAASALGNKMTLWLADLFCITGWVAIALAKDIVLLDLGRFFVGIGVGLISYVVPVYVAEITPKHIRGAFTFSNQLLQNCGVAIAYYFGNFLSWRSLALIGIIPCGIQVIGLFFIPESPRWLAKKGRDEEVEVVLQKLRGKGHDIMFEARAIKISVEVSKQNSNTSIRSLFRKRYAHQLTIGIGLMLLQQLCGMSGIGSYGSTLFELGGFSARIGMTVLSLIVVPKSVMGLILVDRWGRRPLLMASAFGLCLSCITLAVAFGVKDVPEIQNITPVFTFIGILSFTMMFAFGMGALPWVIMSEIFPMDIKVLAGSLVTIANWFTGWIANYCFNFMLVWSPAETQGLTLEEIQLSFAST encoded by the exons ATGGAGGGAGATAATAATATGGAGAAAGGATTACTACTGACAAATAAGGAAGAGACGGCAAGAACAACTCTGCTTCTTGTCTTCTCCACCTTCATCATTGTCTGCGCCTCTTTCACCTTTGGCGTTTCC GCGGGATATACTGCAGATACAATGTCCTCCATTATGAGAGACTTGGATCTTTCTCTAGCACAA TTTTCACTGTTTGGTTCACTCATGACATTTGGAGGAATGATCGGTGCCATATTCAGCGCCAAAGCTGCATCTGCCTTGGGTAATAAAATG acGTTGTGGCTTGCCGATTTATTCTGCATAACTGGTTGGGTTGCAATTGCACTAGCCAAG GATATCGTTTTGCTCGATTTAGGAAGATTTTTTGTTGGAATTGGAGTTGGTCTCATTAGCTATGTG GTTCCTGTATATGTTGCAGAGATAACACCCAAGCATATTAGAGGCGCTTTTACATTTAGCAATCAG TTGTTGCAAAACTGTGGAGTAGCAATCGCATATTACTTTGGAAATTTCTTGTCATGGAGAAGTCTAGCCTTAATCG GTATTATTCCATGTGGGATACAAGTTATTGGTTTGTTCTTCATACCTGAGTCTCCAAGATGGCTG GCGAAAAAAGGTCGCGATGAAGAAGTTGAAGTTGTTCTTCAAAAATTAAGGGGGAAAGGACACGATATTATGTTTGAAGCTCGCGCAATCAAG ATTTCCGTAgaagtttcaaaacaaaattcgAATACCAGCATTCGTAGTCTTTTCAGAAAGAGATATGCTCATCAACTTACA ATCGGCATAGGTTTGATGCTTCTGCAACAATTATGTGGAATGTCAGGAATAGGCTCTTATGGAAGCACTCTTTTTGAACTTGGCg GATTTTCTGCTCGGATTGGGATGACGGTGTTGTCTCTTATCGTC GTACCAAAATCTGTAATGGGTTTAATCCTCGTGGATCGCTGGGGAAGACGACCACTTCTTATG GCTTCAGCATTTGGATTATGCTTAAGCTGTATTACATTGGCGGTAGCTTTTGGAGTTAAAGATGTTCCCGAGATTCAAAACATTACTCCAGTTTTCACTTTCATCGGAATATTG TCATTCACGATGATGTTTGCATTTGGAATGGGAGCGTTGCCATGGGTTATAATGTCTGAG ATATTTCCAATGGATATAAAGGTGTTAGCAGGGAGTTTAGTGACCATAGCCAATTGGTTCACTGGTTGGATTGCCAACTATTGTTTCAATTTTATGTTGGTTTGGAGCCCAGCCG AGACTCAAGGATTAACTTTAGAAGAAATCCAACTATCATTTGCTAGTACTTAA
- the LOC106453047 gene encoding psbP domain-containing protein 7, chloroplastic, with the protein MSLKLYFSLHSSSLKNAKPSSILIAQQSPGDRKTSPAEEFSPLAEKFNRRLLLGIGSSSVLAIGANFGGVTSFVLGLSPEFGRNLKLDVVYPISGYRRCMDTVEGFEFIYPATWVGDQTLLYRAAEKSERETSLDLPPARISRRKNVNEPVVAFGPPGSTGELNVSVIVSPVSPTFSIEAFGGPKEVGEAIVKTVTRSGQRTDLKGTLLEANLRQDSERNLKYYELEFKVESPSFRRHNVAVCCANGGRLYTLNAQVPESAWSELKHEFHTIAKSFNIIS; encoded by the exons ATGTCTCTAAAACTTTACTTCTCTCTTCACTCATCATCACTCAAAAATGCCAAACCCTCCAGCATTTTGATCGCTCAACAATCCCCCGGTGACCGGAAAACCTCCCCGGCCGAGGAGTTCTCTCCCCTTGCTGAGAAATTCAACCGGCGGTTACTTCTTGGTATAGGCTCGTCCTCTGTGCTCGCCATCGGTGCGAATTTTGGAGGAGTCACGAGCTTTGTACTCGGTTTATCGCCGGAGTTCGGCCGGAACCTTAAACTCGACGTAGTTTATCCCATCAGTGGTTATAGAAGATGTATGGACACGGTTGAAGGGTTCG AGTTTATATATCCGGCTACGTGGGTTGGAGACCAGACACTCTTATATAGAGCCGCGGAGAAGTCAGAGCGGGAGACTTCTCTAGACCTTCCTCCGGCAAGAATCAGTCGCCGCAAAAACGTTAATGAACCGGTTGTTGCATTTGGACCACCCGGTTCGACCGGAGAGCTCAATGTCAGTGTTATTGTCTCCCCTGTCTCACCCACTTTCTC AATTGAAGCATTTGGAGGGCCAAAGGAAGTAGGAGAAGCGATAGTAAAAACAGTGACAAGATCTGGTCAAAGAACAGATTTAAAAGGAACTTTGCTGGAAGCAAACCTCAGACAAGATTCAGAGAGAAACTTGAAGTACTATGAGTTGGAATTCAAAGTCGAATCACCATCTTTCCGGCGGCATAACGTGGCTGTATGTTGCGCTAACGGTGGCCGGCTCTATACTCTGAATGCTCAGGTTCCAGAGTCTGCTTGGTCAGAGTTAAAACATGAGTTTCATACTATTGCTAAATCATTCAATATCATTTCTTAA